One part of the Marinobacterium rhizophilum genome encodes these proteins:
- a CDS encoding LutB/LldF family L-lactate oxidation iron-sulfur protein: protein MQITSPAFKQNARIALQDASLQKALGNLKAGFPVKRAQALERLPEFDALRDEARDLKNHILENLDLYLEQFESKVQQQGGHVHWCRSSDDACKTILDICKQVDARTVTKGKSMVSEEINLNEYLEKNGVTPVETDLGEYILQLRGDHPSHIIAPAIHLNLEDVSEAFHQHHHRPKSDDPAVLMREAREVLREQFVAADVGITGANFLVAETGSTLIVTNEGNGDLTQTLPKTHIVVTSIEKVVPTLEDMTLFLRLLARSATGQEFTVYNTLSSGPRREDDPDGPENFHVVLVDNGRSDMLGGDFQDMLRCIRCSACMNHCPVYGAVGGHSYGWVYPGPMGSVLTPQMVGIDQAALLPNASTFCGKCESVCPVRIPLPKLMRHWRDREFEQYLSPKAVRYGIGGWAFLAKRPALYRWLSLGANLALRLLGGKKGRIHRLPLGAGWTDGRDMPAPSGKTFMQQWQAQQKTQQKMQQEHSL, encoded by the coding sequence ATGCAAATCACCAGTCCCGCGTTCAAGCAAAACGCCCGCATCGCACTCCAGGATGCCAGCCTGCAAAAGGCGCTTGGCAACCTCAAGGCCGGCTTCCCGGTCAAGCGCGCCCAGGCCCTGGAACGGCTGCCGGAGTTCGACGCGCTGCGCGATGAAGCCCGCGACCTGAAAAACCATATCCTCGAGAACCTCGACCTTTACCTTGAGCAGTTCGAGAGCAAGGTGCAGCAGCAGGGTGGCCATGTACACTGGTGCCGCAGCAGCGACGACGCCTGCAAGACCATTCTCGATATCTGCAAACAGGTGGATGCCAGGACCGTCACCAAGGGCAAGTCCATGGTGTCGGAGGAGATCAACCTCAACGAGTACCTGGAAAAGAACGGCGTAACGCCGGTGGAAACCGATCTGGGGGAATACATCCTGCAGCTGCGCGGGGATCACCCCAGCCACATTATTGCCCCGGCCATCCACCTCAACCTGGAAGACGTGTCCGAGGCCTTTCACCAGCACCACCACAGGCCCAAGTCCGATGACCCCGCCGTACTGATGCGCGAAGCGCGGGAGGTGCTGCGCGAGCAATTTGTGGCAGCGGATGTCGGTATCACCGGCGCCAACTTCCTGGTGGCCGAAACCGGCTCGACCCTGATCGTCACCAACGAAGGCAATGGCGACCTGACCCAGACACTGCCCAAAACCCATATCGTGGTAACCTCCATCGAGAAGGTGGTACCGACGCTTGAGGACATGACCCTGTTTCTGCGCCTGCTGGCCCGCTCGGCCACCGGACAGGAGTTTACCGTTTACAACACCCTGTCCAGCGGCCCCCGCCGCGAGGACGACCCGGACGGGCCGGAAAACTTCCACGTGGTGCTGGTCGACAACGGGCGCAGCGACATGCTGGGCGGCGACTTCCAGGACATGCTGCGCTGCATCCGCTGCTCGGCCTGCATGAACCATTGCCCGGTCTACGGCGCCGTGGGCGGTCACAGTTATGGCTGGGTCTATCCCGGCCCCATGGGCTCGGTGCTGACCCCGCAGATGGTGGGCATCGACCAGGCAGCATTGCTGCCCAACGCCTCCACCTTCTGTGGCAAGTGCGAGTCGGTGTGTCCGGTGCGCATTCCGCTGCCCAAACTCATGCGCCACTGGCGCGACAGGGAATTCGAACAGTACCTGAGCCCCAAAGCAGTGCGCTATGGTATCGGTGGCTGGGCCTTCCTGGCCAAAAGGCCCGCGCTGTACCGCTGGCTGAGCCTGGGCGCCAACCTGGCCCTGCGCCTGCTGGGCGGCAAAAAGGGCCGCATCCACCGGCTGCCACTGGGTGCTGGCTGGACCGATGGCCGCGACATGCCGGCCCCCAGTGGCAAAACCTTTATGCAGCAATGGCAGGCACAGCAGAAAACACAACAAAAAATGCAGCAGGAGCATTCCTTATGA
- a CDS encoding IS256 family transposase, with product MPISDTLIDQLLEGCSSPEDILGESGLLRQLTKKVAERALEAEMESHLGYAKHDTAGKNTGNSRNGKNRKSVRSIHGDIDLDVPRDRNGTFEPQLVKKGEKQLQGFDDRIVSLYARGMTTRDIQAHFQETYGVEVSPTFISQVTNAVMDEVNAWQNRPLDTVYPIVYLDALAVRSRESGMVQNRSVYLALGINMDGEKELLGLWMAQTEGAKFWLSVVTELKNRGVQDILIACVDGLKGFPEAIEAVYPKTQVQLCIVHQVRYSLRYVSWKQRKEVAADLRTIYGAVTLSAAETALDAFAAKWDEEHPTISRSWRANWERLCVFFDYPPQIRKVIYTTNAIESLNASLRKVTKTRRSFPTDKSVMKVLYLALHHISKKWTMPIRDWKQAMSQFIIIFGDRLSL from the coding sequence ATGCCTATATCAGACACCCTTATAGATCAGTTGCTGGAAGGCTGCTCCAGCCCTGAAGATATCCTCGGCGAGTCCGGCCTTCTCAGGCAGCTCACCAAAAAAGTGGCCGAGCGAGCCTTGGAGGCCGAGATGGAAAGTCATCTCGGTTATGCAAAACACGACACAGCCGGTAAAAATACCGGCAATTCCCGCAACGGCAAGAATCGTAAGTCAGTCCGTTCCATTCACGGTGATATCGACCTGGATGTACCGCGAGACCGCAACGGCACCTTTGAGCCCCAGCTGGTTAAAAAAGGCGAGAAGCAGCTACAGGGCTTCGATGACCGGATCGTGTCGTTGTACGCCCGAGGCATGACCACCCGTGATATCCAGGCCCACTTTCAAGAAACCTACGGCGTCGAGGTCTCGCCAACCTTTATCTCCCAGGTGACGAATGCCGTGATGGATGAAGTGAATGCCTGGCAAAATCGGCCACTGGATACGGTCTACCCCATCGTCTATCTCGATGCCTTGGCGGTTCGCAGCCGCGAGTCCGGCATGGTTCAGAACAGGTCGGTTTATCTGGCGTTAGGCATCAACATGGACGGTGAGAAAGAACTGCTAGGCCTATGGATGGCGCAGACAGAGGGTGCCAAGTTCTGGCTGTCAGTGGTCACCGAGCTCAAGAACCGCGGTGTGCAGGATATCCTGATCGCCTGCGTCGATGGTCTGAAGGGGTTCCCAGAAGCCATTGAAGCCGTGTACCCCAAGACCCAGGTCCAGCTGTGTATCGTGCACCAGGTACGTTATTCGTTGCGTTACGTAAGCTGGAAACAACGTAAGGAGGTGGCTGCCGACCTGCGCACTATTTACGGCGCAGTGACACTCTCCGCAGCCGAGACTGCGCTGGACGCCTTCGCGGCCAAGTGGGACGAAGAGCACCCAACGATCAGCCGTTCCTGGCGAGCAAACTGGGAACGCCTGTGCGTGTTCTTCGATTACCCGCCACAGATCCGCAAGGTGATTTACACCACCAACGCGATCGAGTCCCTCAACGCCTCGTTGCGCAAAGTGACCAAGACTCGCCGCTCATTCCCGACCGACAAATCGGTGATGAAAGTGCTCTATCTGGCGTTGCACCACATCTCAAAGAAGTGGACGATGCCGATCAGGGACTGGAAACAGGCGATGAGTCAGTTCATCATCATTTTCGGTGATCGACTCTCACTGTGA
- a CDS encoding (Fe-S)-binding protein: MPYAERSPQVALFVTCLVDMFRPEIGFASISLLQQAGCSVEVPERQTCCGQPAFNSGDRSSTRDIARQTIEAFDGYEFVVGPSGSCIGMLHHYPELFETDDPWHARALDLKARAFEITSFLVDVLQFRGVQSDFNGQISYHDSCAGLRELGIKTQPRALLSQVAGLQLNEMDESETCCGFGGTFCVKYPDISNRMVENKTANTAATGAGTLVGGDLGCLLNMAGKLKRQGHDIQTRHVVEILAGQNSLAAIGEAQARQPATAASPYDLAKQL, from the coding sequence ATGCCCTATGCCGAACGCTCACCCCAGGTCGCCCTGTTCGTCACCTGCCTGGTCGACATGTTCAGACCCGAAATTGGTTTTGCCAGCATCAGCCTGCTGCAACAGGCCGGCTGCAGCGTCGAGGTGCCCGAACGCCAGACCTGCTGCGGCCAGCCCGCCTTCAACTCCGGCGATCGCAGCAGCACAAGGGACATCGCCCGCCAGACGATCGAAGCTTTCGATGGTTATGAATTCGTGGTCGGCCCTTCCGGCTCGTGCATCGGCATGCTGCATCATTACCCCGAGCTGTTCGAAACCGACGACCCCTGGCACGCCCGCGCACTGGACCTCAAAGCCCGCGCCTTCGAGATCACCAGTTTCCTGGTGGATGTACTGCAGTTTCGCGGCGTGCAGAGCGACTTCAACGGCCAGATCAGCTATCACGACTCCTGCGCGGGCCTGCGCGAGCTTGGCATCAAAACCCAGCCACGGGCCCTGCTCAGCCAGGTGGCCGGACTACAGCTCAACGAAATGGACGAGTCGGAAACCTGTTGCGGCTTTGGCGGTACCTTCTGCGTGAAATACCCGGATATTTCCAACCGCATGGTGGAAAACAAGACGGCCAATACGGCGGCAACCGGCGCCGGCACCCTGGTGGGCGGGGACCTGGGCTGCCTTTTGAACATGGCCGGCAAGCTCAAGCGCCAGGGGCACGATATCCAGACCCGCCACGTGGTGGAAATTCTCGCAGGCCAGAACAGCCTTGCCGCCATTGGCGAAGCCCAAGCACGACAACCCGCCACAGCGGCATCCCCCTACGACCTTGCCAAGCAACTTTGA
- a CDS encoding LutC/YkgG family protein has protein sequence MSRAEILNNIRRGLKRGEAPADQRAAVMTRLDARANNLIPRRAQLPHAEQVALFKTMAREAAAELIELDSIDQAPAAIARWLTQQQIPELVCASDPALQSLDWSVLDDIARTERVARAGDLASLTGSFAGIAETGTLMLYSGATSPTTLNFLPDNHLVILHQSCIVGVYEDAWKRLRSATGGAMPRTVNLITGPSRSADIEQKLQMGAHGPRTLVILLIKE, from the coding sequence ATGAGCCGGGCCGAGATTCTGAACAACATTCGCCGTGGCCTCAAGCGTGGCGAGGCCCCGGCCGATCAGCGCGCCGCCGTCATGACACGGCTCGACGCCCGGGCGAATAACCTCATACCGCGCCGCGCCCAACTGCCCCACGCAGAACAGGTGGCGCTGTTCAAAACCATGGCACGGGAAGCTGCCGCCGAGCTGATTGAGCTGGACAGCATTGATCAGGCCCCCGCCGCGATCGCCCGATGGCTGACACAGCAGCAGATTCCGGAGCTGGTATGCGCCAGTGACCCGGCCCTGCAGAGCCTCGACTGGTCGGTGCTGGACGACATTGCCCGCACCGAACGCGTCGCCCGGGCCGGGGACCTGGCCAGCCTGACCGGCAGTTTTGCCGGTATCGCCGAAACCGGCACCCTGATGCTCTACTCCGGCGCCACGAGCCCGACGACCCTGAACTTTCTGCCGGACAACCACCTGGTGATTCTGCATCAATCCTGCATTGTCGGCGTCTACGAAGATGCCTGGAAACGCCTGCGCAGCGCCACCGGGGGCGCCATGCCCCGCACCGTCAACCTGATCACCGGGCCCTCGCGCAGTGCCGATATCGAGCAGAAACTGCAGATGGGTGCACACGGCCCCCGTACCCTGGTGATATTGCTGATAAAGGAGTGA